A region from the Treponema pallidum subsp. pallidum str. Nichols genome encodes:
- a CDS encoding vWA domain-containing protein, translating into MVGVPLQWFLKDDFDGKEILWNLFRELVYYRELKADYAYYCNRVSFFEDAAQGMRRLMYEAVFSREARDEIRVRAFVQHYCHTEVASLFYLFDAVYAFHYVRNRAPYYTTPEGSALLASLYQKERGVYWEHTETALHLQFAYALAERVLFHDMPKGCNRACIARDPVVQEVLRTLVLGTEMSNFIHSEFFPLSGEVVPTKHRDRIVSVFLLEHFVRLWHLSVANITFELKNITDRSYDPFRNERAFEYTKSNLHAVHSRDGQQELKKREDVFESCTTQFDERFSISPKERKEFARLLRTTHRLRIDMRSFWKSLIGKSVQWIDCYEGKCPKGRLNVGDFVSVFPDFQEFRGRDQRYKLRVYDRVYEVRACTLRPAQIEVSFVVDNSGSMNKEKIASAREALAVSMLSLKDFGEYSDMLAAGRRERTTIHSEVYYFGSSFIKVKSFGKSKSKDFNSAQLIKASVNLDGRFGGTNDAEVLKHILADVERRRARVSSDTSFVKVVLVITDGCSSYPHESRRTIEELRRRGVMIFGFQIGLMSPEETALFHDVWNSTEELGLLLGERLEYLPRELLRTLRVVLSKVHRLSSGERLHAQRVW; encoded by the coding sequence ATGGTAGGGGTTCCACTGCAGTGGTTTTTAAAGGACGACTTTGACGGAAAAGAAATATTGTGGAACCTTTTCCGGGAGCTTGTTTACTATCGAGAATTAAAGGCGGATTACGCGTATTACTGCAACCGTGTGTCTTTTTTTGAAGACGCTGCACAGGGGATGCGACGTCTTATGTATGAGGCAGTTTTTTCTCGCGAAGCGAGAGATGAAATACGTGTTCGCGCCTTTGTTCAGCATTACTGCCACACAGAAGTGGCATCACTGTTTTACCTTTTCGATGCGGTGTATGCCTTCCACTATGTGCGGAACAGAGCTCCGTACTACACAACTCCAGAAGGAAGTGCGCTGCTGGCTTCTCTGTATCAAAAAGAACGGGGTGTGTATTGGGAACATACGGAAACGGCATTGCACTTGCAGTTTGCATATGCGCTTGCAGAGCGCGTGCTGTTCCATGATATGCCAAAGGGTTGCAATCGCGCATGCATCGCACGGGATCCTGTAGTACAGGAGGTGCTACGCACTTTAGTGCTTGGTACTGAGATGAGTAATTTTATTCACTCAGAATTTTTCCCCCTTTCTGGCGAGGTAGTCCCAACCAAGCACCGGGACCGTATTGTCTCTGTGTTTCTCTTAGAGCATTTTGTGCGGCTTTGGCATCTGAGTGTGGCAAATATCACATTCGAGTTAAAGAATATAACGGACAGAAGTTATGATCCTTTCAGAAACGAGCGTGCCTTCGAATACACTAAAAGTAATTTGCACGCTGTGCACTCAAGGGACGGGCAGCAAGAGCTGAAAAAAAGAGAAGATGTTTTTGAGTCTTGTACCACTCAGTTTGACGAGCGCTTCTCTATTTCTCCGAAGGAACGCAAAGAGTTTGCGCGGTTGCTGCGTACAACGCATCGTTTGCGTATCGATATGCGCTCGTTTTGGAAATCACTTATTGGAAAGTCAGTCCAGTGGATAGACTGTTACGAGGGGAAGTGCCCGAAGGGGAGGTTAAACGTAGGCGATTTTGTTTCAGTTTTCCCTGATTTTCAAGAATTTCGGGGTAGGGATCAGAGGTACAAGCTGCGCGTGTATGATCGTGTGTATGAAGTGCGTGCGTGTACGCTACGTCCGGCACAGATAGAAGTTTCATTCGTTGTTGATAACTCGGGTTCTATGAATAAAGAAAAGATTGCGAGTGCAAGGGAAGCGCTTGCGGTAAGTATGCTTTCGTTGAAAGATTTTGGAGAGTACTCAGACATGCTCGCAGCAGGTAGGCGTGAGAGAACAACTATTCATTCTGAGGTGTATTACTTTGGGAGCAGTTTTATAAAAGTGAAGTCATTTGGAAAGAGTAAATCGAAAGACTTCAATAGCGCGCAGCTTATCAAAGCATCGGTGAACTTAGATGGACGATTCGGAGGGACGAATGATGCAGAGGTGTTAAAACACATTCTTGCAGACGTGGAACGCAGGCGTGCACGTGTGTCGTCTGATACATCTTTTGTTAAGGTTGTGTTGGTAATTACTGACGGATGCTCCTCATACCCTCATGAGAGTCGACGAACGATAGAGGAACTGCGTCGGCGTGGAGTGATGATTTTTGGGTTCCAAATTGGATTGATGAGTCCGGAAGAAACCGCGCTTTTCCATGATGTATGGAATAGCACTGAGGAGTTAGGACTATTGTTAGGGGAGCGGTTGGAATATCTACCGCGTGAGCTTTTGCGTACTTTGCGTGTCGTTCTCAGTAAAGTGCACCGGTTGTCATCTGGTGAGAGATTGCATGCGCAAAGGGTATGGTAG
- a CDS encoding N-acetylmuramoyl-L-alanine amidase has protein sequence MHWYFDRVSRARGIMKFLRSCLIGGVFFFALCLSADEAFVSAMKLARTLNVSVSWNPLSQTILFSKGERRVQCRVGQVLALLDGSEVLMIDPPVVKDAVVYVSGGFAERLRKVFGYSSHQPEHRVGAVLIDPGHGGKDWGTKGSYREQGKTVVVKEKDIALRASQNIYDLLTARYPDRKIIMTRKGDSYLTLEERVAMANGVKLGKYEAILYVSVHANFSWNTKASGFEVWYLPPEYRRSILDKNAASKEVLPILNSMLEEEFTMESIMIARSIADGMQASVGAQSKNRGVKEEAWFVVRNAKMPSVLVELGFVSNPVEARLLNDADYLKRCAQGIYNGLVSFITYFEGSGGFTGPL, from the coding sequence GTGCATTGGTACTTTGACAGGGTATCTCGAGCGAGGGGCATTATGAAGTTTTTGCGTTCGTGTTTGATAGGTGGTGTTTTCTTTTTTGCACTGTGTCTTTCTGCTGATGAAGCGTTTGTGTCTGCGATGAAGCTTGCGCGTACGTTGAATGTGTCGGTTAGTTGGAATCCGCTTTCGCAAACAATTTTATTTTCCAAAGGTGAGCGACGAGTACAATGTCGGGTTGGGCAAGTGCTTGCACTATTGGATGGTAGTGAGGTGCTGATGATTGATCCGCCGGTGGTAAAGGACGCGGTGGTGTATGTAAGTGGAGGGTTTGCAGAGCGGCTAAGGAAAGTATTTGGGTATTCTTCACATCAACCTGAGCATCGTGTGGGTGCGGTGCTCATAGACCCAGGACATGGAGGAAAGGATTGGGGGACGAAGGGCTCGTACCGTGAGCAGGGTAAAACGGTGGTGGTGAAAGAAAAAGACATTGCGTTGCGTGCATCTCAAAATATCTATGACTTACTTACGGCGCGCTATCCGGATCGTAAAATCATTATGACGCGGAAAGGGGATTCATATCTTACGCTTGAGGAGCGTGTGGCGATGGCAAATGGGGTAAAGCTAGGGAAGTACGAAGCGATCCTGTACGTGTCGGTGCATGCGAATTTTTCATGGAATACAAAGGCTTCTGGGTTTGAGGTGTGGTACTTGCCGCCTGAATATCGCAGGTCAATTCTTGATAAAAATGCGGCGTCCAAAGAGGTGCTCCCGATCTTGAACTCGATGCTCGAAGAGGAATTCACAATGGAAAGTATTATGATTGCGCGCAGTATCGCTGACGGAATGCAAGCAAGCGTCGGTGCACAAAGTAAAAATCGTGGAGTAAAAGAGGAGGCCTGGTTTGTAGTACGGAACGCGAAGATGCCAAGTGTTTTGGTGGAATTAGGCTTTGTGAGTAATCCGGTAGAGGCGCGGTTGCTCAACGATGCGGACTACTTGAAAAGGTGCGCGCAGGGAATCTACAATGGGCTTGTTTCTTTTATCACGTATTTTGAAGGTTCGGGGGGATTTACCGGACCCTTATGA
- a CDS encoding GerMN domain-containing protein — protein sequence MIGDGAALYGVVRAVCWTLLLIIGVALAVQQLAGERCIRYVLFFERMRDGAVVCEPRYVRGHTQGGAVREVVRELLLGPQHHGYARLVDPAVRPLSCFSRGDTLYIDLPVGVLSPKYRTCSLHRAYELFERSVVLNCAPVKRVCFYVGGRAGFESDG from the coding sequence ATGATAGGGGATGGGGCAGCATTGTACGGTGTAGTGAGGGCGGTGTGTTGGACTCTCTTGCTAATAATTGGTGTGGCACTTGCGGTGCAGCAATTGGCGGGGGAGCGGTGTATTCGGTATGTGCTTTTCTTTGAGCGGATGCGTGATGGGGCAGTGGTGTGTGAGCCGCGCTATGTGCGTGGGCACACGCAAGGGGGTGCTGTGCGCGAGGTAGTGCGCGAATTGTTGTTAGGGCCGCAGCATCATGGTTACGCACGGTTGGTGGATCCAGCGGTGAGACCGCTGAGTTGTTTTTCTCGTGGCGATACGTTGTATATAGATTTGCCTGTAGGGGTGCTGTCACCGAAGTATCGGACGTGTAGTCTGCACCGTGCGTATGAGCTTTTTGAGCGATCGGTTGTGTTGAACTGTGCGCCGGTAAAGCGGGTGTGTTTTTATGTCGGGGGACGCGCGGGGTTTGAAAGTGATGGGTAG
- a CDS encoding flagellar filament outer layer protein FlaA — MKKAVVLSAVALLSGVCAVADESVLIDFAKLNADIMADKSGGMTHNRRTVLDYASLADTSYTDEQKALMRSSLAVAQWEVVLNSSARNPVAHAASRVIEAPVSEGAKSFAGERVLGVRVLFPTWDSNANAMIKPAFVIPAYEVMAQVDDQGNVQAPTEEEKASGKGRFEDGYGVVKNVGVLKSIAVNTYGMNYPHGLYVMMRDQDGEVHRYFMGYLLFDSWKELVWNNPSYISDVRSREVRLYPVYPASTPHVVFEGFMVTRDAAHAGGDYVGYFKDVKIIYDKAVLSTVRDFADEDLWGIQARREAERKRVEVARFGQQQVLRYIEQEKLATEVGFTPSGGAQRQEEQQ, encoded by the coding sequence ATGAAGAAAGCGGTTGTGTTGAGCGCGGTGGCGCTGCTCTCGGGGGTGTGCGCGGTTGCTGATGAGTCAGTGCTCATCGACTTCGCAAAGCTGAACGCTGATATCATGGCGGATAAGAGTGGAGGTATGACGCATAATCGGCGTACCGTTCTGGACTATGCTTCTCTGGCGGATACCTCGTACACTGACGAGCAGAAGGCATTGATGAGATCTTCTCTTGCGGTTGCACAGTGGGAGGTTGTGCTGAATTCTTCCGCGCGTAATCCTGTCGCCCATGCTGCCTCTCGCGTTATTGAGGCTCCGGTAAGTGAGGGAGCGAAGAGTTTTGCTGGTGAGCGTGTCCTTGGTGTGCGCGTGTTGTTCCCCACGTGGGACAGTAACGCAAACGCAATGATAAAGCCGGCGTTCGTAATTCCTGCGTACGAGGTGATGGCTCAGGTGGACGATCAGGGTAATGTACAGGCCCCCACAGAGGAGGAGAAGGCTTCTGGAAAGGGGCGTTTTGAAGATGGGTACGGAGTGGTAAAGAATGTGGGTGTTCTTAAGTCCATCGCGGTGAACACTTACGGGATGAATTATCCTCATGGTTTGTACGTGATGATGCGGGATCAGGATGGTGAGGTGCATCGCTACTTCATGGGGTATCTCCTGTTCGACTCCTGGAAGGAGTTGGTGTGGAACAATCCTTCGTATATCTCTGATGTTCGGTCGCGGGAGGTGCGCTTGTATCCCGTGTATCCCGCGTCGACGCCCCACGTCGTGTTTGAAGGCTTTATGGTTACTAGGGACGCGGCTCATGCCGGAGGGGACTATGTTGGTTATTTCAAGGACGTCAAGATTATCTATGATAAGGCGGTGCTGAGTACGGTGCGCGATTTTGCGGACGAGGACCTGTGGGGTATCCAGGCGCGGCGTGAGGCTGAGCGTAAGAGAGTTGAGGTTGCGCGTTTCGGGCAGCAGCAGGTGCTGCGTTATATAGAGCAAGAGAAGCTTGCTACAGAGGTTGGTTTTACACCCTCTGGGGGTGCTCAGCGGCAGGAAGAGCAGCAGTAG
- the rpsT gene encoding 30S ribosomal protein S20, with amino-acid sequence MGRSVSARKRHDQSEVRRMRGRMARSAARTCARRYLAAVTSGDRESSLPLLRSLVKRLDTAARKGVFARKAVARQKSRMCRLYNGVFSSPEVVRV; translated from the coding sequence ATGGGTAGGAGTGTATCCGCCAGGAAGAGGCATGATCAGAGTGAGGTGCGTAGGATGCGTGGTAGGATGGCTAGGTCTGCGGCGCGTACTTGTGCGCGGAGGTATTTGGCTGCTGTTACATCCGGGGATAGGGAGAGTTCTCTGCCTCTACTTAGGAGCTTGGTGAAGCGACTTGACACCGCTGCCCGGAAAGGTGTTTTCGCTAGAAAGGCTGTGGCTCGCCAGAAGTCCCGAATGTGTAGACTGTACAACGGTGTGTTCTCTTCACCCGAGGTGGTGCGCGTTTGA
- a CDS encoding HU family DNA-binding protein, which produces MKRVRRTRSFVVDALCDEVDLSRRHVARVVDSFVSVVTAALERGETVELRDFGVFESRVRKASVGKSIKTGEVVSIPSHCVVVFRPSKRLKSAVRGYRSGEVGAD; this is translated from the coding sequence GTGAAGAGAGTTAGGAGAACGCGGTCTTTCGTTGTCGATGCACTTTGTGACGAGGTGGATTTGAGCCGTCGCCATGTCGCGAGGGTTGTTGATAGCTTTGTCTCTGTGGTAACCGCTGCATTGGAACGGGGGGAGACAGTCGAGCTGAGGGATTTTGGGGTGTTTGAGTCTCGCGTGCGTAAGGCTTCCGTCGGGAAGAGCATAAAGACAGGGGAGGTGGTCTCTATTCCAAGTCATTGTGTGGTAGTGTTCCGCCCCAGCAAGCGTTTAAAGAGTGCGGTGCGGGGATATCGTTCGGGGGAGGTTGGTGCGGATTGA